The Saccharopolyspora gloriosae genome window below encodes:
- a CDS encoding helix-turn-helix domain-containing protein: protein MDFSANINDMAEFAAEEDRNFSTDQDLLVFGQRLRHLRRAAGLTLVELGERVGRAPSQLSLLENGHREPKLSLLRALADALGSSVDELMSKKPPNRRAELEIAVEQAQLDPLYQRLDVPPLKVGKRVPTEALEHVLALYDELKRRETKQVATPEEARKANAELRRMMREHGNYFPDIEQAASGILDRVGYHGGALSEGLIQSIATHMGYGLRFVTDLPRSVRSITDLRHSRIFLRRESLGMHSPRTILLQTLGHLTLGHSQPRDFADFLRQRVEANYFAAAVLMPERTAVSYLKQAKADRDLAVEDLRDVFSVSYEMAAHRFTNLATQYLDLVCHFVRNDETGIIYKAYENDGLVFPTDPAGAIEGQRMCRHWAGRTVFASPDRYSTHYQYTDKPGATHWCVAHVDPNRGRDFAITLGVPYTESRWFRGRETTNHSKSRCPNGECCQRPPTELSNRWQGMVWPSARAHSHVLSALPSGTFPGVDEADVYSFLETH, encoded by the coding sequence GTGGATTTTTCTGCTAACATCAACGACATGGCCGAGTTCGCCGCTGAAGAAGACCGCAATTTTTCCACCGACCAAGACCTTCTGGTCTTCGGGCAGCGGTTGCGCCACCTGCGCCGCGCCGCCGGGCTCACCCTCGTTGAGCTGGGCGAACGCGTCGGGCGCGCACCCTCGCAGCTGTCCCTGCTGGAGAACGGGCACCGCGAGCCGAAGCTCTCGCTGCTGCGCGCGCTGGCGGACGCGCTCGGGAGCTCGGTGGACGAACTGATGTCGAAAAAACCGCCGAACCGCCGCGCGGAGCTCGAGATCGCCGTCGAGCAGGCTCAGCTCGACCCGCTGTACCAGCGGCTGGACGTGCCGCCGCTGAAGGTGGGCAAGCGCGTGCCCACGGAGGCGCTGGAGCACGTGCTCGCGCTCTACGACGAGCTCAAGCGCCGGGAGACCAAGCAGGTCGCCACGCCGGAGGAGGCGCGCAAGGCGAACGCCGAGCTGCGGCGGATGATGCGCGAGCACGGCAACTACTTCCCGGACATCGAGCAGGCCGCCTCCGGCATCCTCGACCGGGTCGGCTACCACGGTGGCGCGCTCTCCGAGGGCCTCATCCAGTCCATCGCCACGCACATGGGCTACGGCCTGCGGTTCGTCACCGACCTGCCGCGCTCGGTGCGCTCGATCACCGACCTGCGCCACAGCAGGATCTTCCTGCGCCGGGAATCGCTGGGCATGCACAGCCCGCGCACCATCCTGCTGCAGACGCTGGGGCACCTGACCCTCGGCCACAGCCAGCCTCGGGACTTCGCGGACTTCCTGCGCCAGCGGGTGGAGGCGAACTACTTCGCCGCGGCCGTACTGATGCCGGAGCGGACGGCGGTCAGCTACCTCAAGCAGGCCAAAGCTGATCGCGACCTGGCGGTCGAGGACCTGCGGGACGTGTTCTCGGTGTCCTACGAGATGGCCGCGCACCGGTTCACCAACCTCGCGACGCAGTACCTGGACCTGGTCTGCCACTTCGTGCGCAACGACGAGACCGGCATCATCTACAAGGCGTACGAGAACGACGGCCTGGTCTTCCCCACCGACCCGGCGGGGGCCATCGAGGGCCAGCGGATGTGCCGGCACTGGGCGGGGCGCACGGTCTTCGCCTCACCTGACCGGTACTCGACGCACTACCAGTACACCGACAAGCCAGGAGCCACGCACTGGTGCGTCGCGCACGTCGACCCGAACCGGGGCCGCGACTTCGCGATCACGCTGGGAGTGCCCTACACCGAATCCCGCTGGTTCCGCGGACGTGAGACCACGAACCACTCGAAGTCGCGCTGCCCCAACGGCGAATGCTGCCAGCGCCCGCCGACAGAGCTCTC
- the aceA gene encoding isocitrate lyase yields MSLQPGTRQQAIKAAEELQHDWDTNPRWKGIERTHTAADVVRLRGSVQEEQTLARNGAERLWNLLHETDYINSLGAMTGNQAVQQVRAGLKAIYLSGWQVAADANLAGETYPDQSLYPANSVPQVVRRINNALKRADQISWSEALDPETEETDSEPTQWMAPIVADAEAGFGGVLNAYELMKGMIQAGAAGVHWEDQLASEKKCGHLGGKVLIPTSQHVKTLNAARLAADVAGVPSLVVARTDAQAATLLTSDVDERDQQFVTGERTSEGFYKVRNGIEPCITRGLAYAPHADLIWMETSKPDLEVAKRFAEAIKDKYPDQMLAYNCSPSFNWRKNLDDSTIAKFQRELGHMGYKFQFITLAGFHALNYGMFDLAKGYAADGMTSYVDLQEREFAAEAQGYTATRHQREAGTGYFDLISTAVSPDSSTTALAGSTEAAQF; encoded by the coding sequence ATGAGCCTCCAGCCTGGAACCCGCCAGCAGGCGATCAAGGCCGCCGAAGAACTCCAGCACGACTGGGACACCAACCCCCGCTGGAAGGGAATCGAGCGTACCCACACCGCCGCGGACGTCGTCCGGCTGCGCGGTTCCGTGCAGGAGGAGCAGACCCTGGCGCGCAACGGCGCCGAGCGGCTCTGGAACCTGCTGCACGAGACCGACTACATCAACTCGCTGGGCGCGATGACCGGTAACCAGGCCGTCCAGCAGGTTCGCGCGGGGCTCAAGGCCATCTACCTCTCCGGCTGGCAGGTCGCCGCCGACGCCAACCTGGCGGGCGAAACCTACCCCGACCAGAGCCTCTACCCGGCGAACTCGGTCCCGCAGGTCGTGCGCCGGATCAACAACGCCCTCAAGCGCGCCGACCAGATCAGCTGGTCCGAGGCGCTGGACCCGGAGACGGAGGAGACCGACTCGGAGCCGACGCAGTGGATGGCCCCGATCGTCGCCGACGCGGAGGCCGGCTTCGGTGGCGTGCTCAACGCCTACGAGCTGATGAAGGGCATGATCCAGGCCGGTGCGGCCGGCGTGCACTGGGAGGACCAGCTGGCCTCCGAGAAGAAGTGCGGCCACCTGGGCGGCAAGGTGCTCATCCCCACCAGCCAGCACGTCAAGACGCTCAACGCCGCCCGCCTCGCCGCGGACGTCGCGGGCGTGCCGTCGCTGGTCGTCGCCCGCACCGACGCGCAGGCCGCGACGCTGCTGACCAGTGACGTCGACGAGCGCGACCAGCAGTTCGTGACCGGCGAGCGCACCTCCGAGGGCTTCTACAAGGTCCGCAACGGCATCGAGCCCTGCATCACCCGCGGTCTGGCCTACGCGCCGCACGCGGACCTGATCTGGATGGAGACCTCGAAGCCGGACCTGGAGGTGGCCAAGCGGTTCGCCGAGGCCATCAAGGACAAGTACCCGGACCAGATGCTGGCCTACAACTGCTCGCCGTCGTTCAACTGGCGCAAGAACCTGGACGACAGCACCATCGCCAAGTTCCAGCGGGAGCTCGGCCACATGGGCTACAAGTTCCAGTTCATCACGCTGGCCGGCTTCCACGCGCTGAACTACGGCATGTTCGACCTGGCCAAGGGCTACGCCGCGGACGGCATGACGTCCTACGTGGACCTGCAGGAGCGCGAGTTCGCCGCCGAGGCGCAGGGCTACACCGCCACCCGCCACCAGCGCGAGGCGGGCACCGGCTACTTCGACCTGATCAGCACCGCGGTGAGCCCGGACTCGTCGACCACCGCGCTGGCCGGGTCGACCGAGGCCGCGCAGTTCTGA
- a CDS encoding Uma2 family endonuclease, with the protein MRIESGAGRPFSVHDLDGSPEDGRRYELIDGDLMVSAAPGWPHQAAVVELASQLHIACTSEYRVLPAPFAVRPDPFTELRPDVLVARHDDLTLRNLPAAPELAVEVISASSRLKDTTLKKAIYAKLGVRFFWLVDPDLEEPEIAAWELVGGSGYQRIARVRNDEVFEVQRPFPVKLTASDLVAGLRP; encoded by the coding sequence ATGCGGATCGAATCGGGAGCGGGACGGCCGTTCAGCGTGCACGACCTGGACGGTTCGCCGGAGGACGGCAGGCGCTACGAATTGATCGACGGCGATCTGATGGTGAGCGCGGCGCCGGGGTGGCCGCACCAGGCGGCGGTGGTGGAACTGGCCTCGCAGCTGCACATCGCCTGCACCTCGGAGTACCGGGTGCTTCCCGCGCCGTTCGCGGTGCGCCCGGACCCGTTCACGGAGTTGCGGCCCGACGTCCTGGTGGCGCGCCACGACGATCTCACGCTGCGGAACCTGCCCGCGGCGCCGGAGCTCGCGGTCGAGGTGATCTCGGCGAGCAGCAGGCTCAAGGACACCACGTTGAAGAAGGCGATCTACGCGAAGCTGGGCGTGCGGTTCTTCTGGCTGGTGGACCCCGACCTGGAGGAACCCGAGATCGCGGCGTGGGAGCTCGTGGGCGGCTCCGGGTACCAGCGGATCGCCCGCGTGCGCAACGACGAGGTGTTCGAGGTGCAGCGCCCGTTCCCCGTCAAGCTCACCGCCTCGGACCTGGTGGCGGGGTTGCGGCCGTGA